A portion of the Cryptomeria japonica chromosome 5, Sugi_1.0, whole genome shotgun sequence genome contains these proteins:
- the LOC131034421 gene encoding guanylate kinase 1 isoform X3 yields the protein MGDLQRCIEEDYINILGNGNCPEARSFHSSTAVGKRIYIFGGDKGGILSNDVQIFETSTGKWITPLVLGTRPSPRRGHSAVPLNNDRILILGGSSKPKDNIWFLEVDTSFVKEQRKIQGNEVVAWSKAIIGDTPQPVVISGPSGVGKGTLINKLMKEFPATFGFSVSHTTRAPREKEMAGVHYHFTQHKVMEMEVQEGKFLESANVHGNMYGTSIAAVEAVADAGKRCILDIDVQGARSVRNSTLNALFIFICPPSLEELEKRLRGRGTEKEEDVQKRLRTAKSELEQGRNSNLFDHILVNDDLDACYDNLKDFLGLSNVSFPLGAANGLPDPSVVDVEFPYGHSASLVNQKVIVYGGISAEGRGAKTMHVLDVSSLEGGAPGRTRGVKTLAVDEISNPCIWLK from the exons ATG GGGGATTTGCAACGATGCATTGAGGAAGATTATATAAATATCTTGGGAAATGGAAATTGTCCAGAGGCTAGATCTTTTCACTCATCTACTGCTGTAGGTAAAAGAATA TATATATTTGGAGGGGACAAAGGAGGTATTTTGTCTAATGATGTACAGATTTTTGAGACCTCGACTGGAAAATG GATTACTCCATTAGTCCTAGGCACTAGACCATCTCCTCGTCGGGGTCACTCTGCCGTTCCTCTGAACAATGACCGGATACTGATTCTTGGTGGCAGCTCCAAACCAAAGGACAATATCTGGTTTCTTGAG GTTGACACTTCTTTTGTCAAAGAACAAAGGAAAATTCAAGGCAATGAAGTTGTAGCATGGAGCAAGGCAATTATAGGTGATACTCCTCAACCTGTGGTCATTAGTGGACCATCCGGTGTTGGAAAAGGAACCTTGATAAACAAACTCATGAAAGAATTCCCAGCTACCTTTGGATTTTCTGTAAGTCATACAACACGAGCTCCAAGAGAGAAAGAGATGGCTGGAGTACACTATCACTTTACCCAACACAAAGTAATGGAAATGGAGGTTCAGGAAGGAAAGTTTCTCGAGTCTGCAAATGTCCATGGCAATATGTATGGAACTAGCATTGCAGCCGTAGAGGCAGTAGCTGATGCTGGGAAG AGATGTATTTTGGACATTGATGTCCAAGGGGCAAGGTCTGTGAGGAATAGTACATTAAATGCCCTGTTCATCTTTATCTGCCCACCTTCACTTGAAGAGCTAGAAAAACGTTTGCGTGGGAG AGGAACAGAAAAGGAGGAAGATGTCCAAAAGCGTTTAAGAACTGCCAAGTCAGAACTCGAACAGGGGAGAAACTCAAATCTATTTGACCATATATTGGTTAATGATGACTTGGATGCATGCTATGACAATCTCAAG GATTTTCTTGGCCTCAGTAATGTGTCCTTTCCATTGGGAGCAGCCAATGGTCTTCCTGATCCAT CAGTGGTAGATGTTGAATTCCCTTATGGTCATTCTGCATCATTAGTGAATCAAAAAGTAATAGTTTATGGTGGTATTTCAGCAGAAGGAAGAGGAGCAAAAACAAT GCATGTCCTTGATGTGTCTTCCCTTGAAGGTGGAGCTCCAGGAAGAACTCGAGGTGTAAAGACTCTGGCAGTGGATGAAATCAGTAATCCATGCATCTGGCTCAAATAA
- the LOC131034421 gene encoding guanylate kinase 1 isoform X1 — translation MYTEGERPRFRHSYKSMETYIHTYRYRCGYIIQGDLQRCIEEDYINILGNGNCPEARSFHSSTAVGKRIYIFGGDKGGILSNDVQIFETSTGKWITPLVLGTRPSPRRGHSAVPLNNDRILILGGSSKPKDNIWFLEVDTSFVKEQRKIQGNEVVAWSKAIIGDTPQPVVISGPSGVGKGTLINKLMKEFPATFGFSVSHTTRAPREKEMAGVHYHFTQHKVMEMEVQEGKFLESANVHGNMYGTSIAAVEAVADAGKRCILDIDVQGARSVRNSTLNALFIFICPPSLEELEKRLRGRGTEKEEDVQKRLRTAKSELEQGRNSNLFDHILVNDDLDACYDNLKDFLGLSNVSFPLGAANGLPDPSVVDVEFPYGHSASLVNQKVIVYGGISAEGRGAKTMHVLDVSSLEGGAPGRTRGVKTLAVDEISNPCIWLK, via the exons ATGTATACAGAGGGAGAGAGACCTAGATTTAGACACAGTTACAAAAGTATGGaaacatacatccatacatacagaTACAGATGTGGATATATAATACAA GGGGATTTGCAACGATGCATTGAGGAAGATTATATAAATATCTTGGGAAATGGAAATTGTCCAGAGGCTAGATCTTTTCACTCATCTACTGCTGTAGGTAAAAGAATA TATATATTTGGAGGGGACAAAGGAGGTATTTTGTCTAATGATGTACAGATTTTTGAGACCTCGACTGGAAAATG GATTACTCCATTAGTCCTAGGCACTAGACCATCTCCTCGTCGGGGTCACTCTGCCGTTCCTCTGAACAATGACCGGATACTGATTCTTGGTGGCAGCTCCAAACCAAAGGACAATATCTGGTTTCTTGAG GTTGACACTTCTTTTGTCAAAGAACAAAGGAAAATTCAAGGCAATGAAGTTGTAGCATGGAGCAAGGCAATTATAGGTGATACTCCTCAACCTGTGGTCATTAGTGGACCATCCGGTGTTGGAAAAGGAACCTTGATAAACAAACTCATGAAAGAATTCCCAGCTACCTTTGGATTTTCTGTAAGTCATACAACACGAGCTCCAAGAGAGAAAGAGATGGCTGGAGTACACTATCACTTTACCCAACACAAAGTAATGGAAATGGAGGTTCAGGAAGGAAAGTTTCTCGAGTCTGCAAATGTCCATGGCAATATGTATGGAACTAGCATTGCAGCCGTAGAGGCAGTAGCTGATGCTGGGAAG AGATGTATTTTGGACATTGATGTCCAAGGGGCAAGGTCTGTGAGGAATAGTACATTAAATGCCCTGTTCATCTTTATCTGCCCACCTTCACTTGAAGAGCTAGAAAAACGTTTGCGTGGGAG AGGAACAGAAAAGGAGGAAGATGTCCAAAAGCGTTTAAGAACTGCCAAGTCAGAACTCGAACAGGGGAGAAACTCAAATCTATTTGACCATATATTGGTTAATGATGACTTGGATGCATGCTATGACAATCTCAAG GATTTTCTTGGCCTCAGTAATGTGTCCTTTCCATTGGGAGCAGCCAATGGTCTTCCTGATCCAT CAGTGGTAGATGTTGAATTCCCTTATGGTCATTCTGCATCATTAGTGAATCAAAAAGTAATAGTTTATGGTGGTATTTCAGCAGAAGGAAGAGGAGCAAAAACAAT GCATGTCCTTGATGTGTCTTCCCTTGAAGGTGGAGCTCCAGGAAGAACTCGAGGTGTAAAGACTCTGGCAGTGGATGAAATCAGTAATCCATGCATCTGGCTCAAATAA
- the LOC131034421 gene encoding guanylate kinase 1 isoform X2 gives MYTEGERPRFRHSYKSMETYIHTYRYRCGYIIQGDLQRCIEEDYINILGNGNCPEARSFHSSTAVGKRIYIFGGDKGGILSNDVQIFETSTGKWITPLVLGTRPSPRRGHSAVPLNNDRILILGGSSKPKDNIWFLEVDTSFVKEQRKIQGNEVVAWSKAIIGDTPQPVVISGPSGVGKGTLINKLMKEFPATFGFSVSHTTRAPREKEMAGVHYHFTQHKVMEMEVQEGKFLESANVHGNMYGTSIAAVEAVADAGKRCILDIDVQGARSVRNSTLNALFIFICPPSLEELEKRLRGRGTEKEEDVQKRLRTAKSELEQGRNSNLFDHILVNDDLDACYDNLKDFLGLSNVSFPLGAANGLPDPLVDVEFPYGHSASLVNQKVIVYGGISAEGRGAKTMHVLDVSSLEGGAPGRTRGVKTLAVDEISNPCIWLK, from the exons ATGTATACAGAGGGAGAGAGACCTAGATTTAGACACAGTTACAAAAGTATGGaaacatacatccatacatacagaTACAGATGTGGATATATAATACAA GGGGATTTGCAACGATGCATTGAGGAAGATTATATAAATATCTTGGGAAATGGAAATTGTCCAGAGGCTAGATCTTTTCACTCATCTACTGCTGTAGGTAAAAGAATA TATATATTTGGAGGGGACAAAGGAGGTATTTTGTCTAATGATGTACAGATTTTTGAGACCTCGACTGGAAAATG GATTACTCCATTAGTCCTAGGCACTAGACCATCTCCTCGTCGGGGTCACTCTGCCGTTCCTCTGAACAATGACCGGATACTGATTCTTGGTGGCAGCTCCAAACCAAAGGACAATATCTGGTTTCTTGAG GTTGACACTTCTTTTGTCAAAGAACAAAGGAAAATTCAAGGCAATGAAGTTGTAGCATGGAGCAAGGCAATTATAGGTGATACTCCTCAACCTGTGGTCATTAGTGGACCATCCGGTGTTGGAAAAGGAACCTTGATAAACAAACTCATGAAAGAATTCCCAGCTACCTTTGGATTTTCTGTAAGTCATACAACACGAGCTCCAAGAGAGAAAGAGATGGCTGGAGTACACTATCACTTTACCCAACACAAAGTAATGGAAATGGAGGTTCAGGAAGGAAAGTTTCTCGAGTCTGCAAATGTCCATGGCAATATGTATGGAACTAGCATTGCAGCCGTAGAGGCAGTAGCTGATGCTGGGAAG AGATGTATTTTGGACATTGATGTCCAAGGGGCAAGGTCTGTGAGGAATAGTACATTAAATGCCCTGTTCATCTTTATCTGCCCACCTTCACTTGAAGAGCTAGAAAAACGTTTGCGTGGGAG AGGAACAGAAAAGGAGGAAGATGTCCAAAAGCGTTTAAGAACTGCCAAGTCAGAACTCGAACAGGGGAGAAACTCAAATCTATTTGACCATATATTGGTTAATGATGACTTGGATGCATGCTATGACAATCTCAAG GATTTTCTTGGCCTCAGTAATGTGTCCTTTCCATTGGGAGCAGCCAATGGTCTTCCTGATCCAT TGGTAGATGTTGAATTCCCTTATGGTCATTCTGCATCATTAGTGAATCAAAAAGTAATAGTTTATGGTGGTATTTCAGCAGAAGGAAGAGGAGCAAAAACAAT GCATGTCCTTGATGTGTCTTCCCTTGAAGGTGGAGCTCCAGGAAGAACTCGAGGTGTAAAGACTCTGGCAGTGGATGAAATCAGTAATCCATGCATCTGGCTCAAATAA
- the LOC131034423 gene encoding uncharacterized protein LOC131034423: MVVRKNYANEEEDDYEKAESEKGEEDVEATEGSDSSNLGTTVPDSETIKEDIKNTSPHSNTSLPHTSEGDGRHSDGRKTTAEEGEKEEAFGALIVLFGEGVRSSHHGRAYSRSPARADPSIPAARGLRTSEPIPPFEDDRGRRRRRRGGKGGIGFGGGGRGGGGEGFGGAGGGGGRGRGGFGGGGGGGGWLQRRGRGWKPLRLSQGPLIQGATRVGGRDGGGGEEPMEMEEGATGGGEDPMEMG, translated from the exons ATGGTTGTGAGAAAGAATTATGCTAACGAAGAAGAGGATGATTATGAGAAAGCGGAAAGTGAGAAGGGGGAGGAGGATGTGGAGGCCACAGAGGGCTCAGATTCCTCCAATTTGGGCACCACTGTCCCCGACTCAGAGACCATCAAGGAGGACATCAAGAACACCTCCCCTCATTCTAACACTTCCCTGCCCCACACCTCTGAGGGGGATGGTAGACATTCTGATGGTAGGAAGACTACTGCTGAAGAAGGGGAGAAGGAAGAGGCG TTTGGAGCTTTGATAGTGCTCTTTGGCGAAGGAGTGAGAAGCAGTCATCATGGTCGTGCCTATAGCAGATCACCAGCTAGAGCGGATCCGTCGATACCAGCAGCCAGaggactacggaccagtg AGCCTataccaccttttgaggatgaCAGAGGACGACGACGGAGGAGGAGAGGCGGCAAAGGTGGCAtaggttttggaggaggaggaagagggggAGGTGGAGAAGGTTTTGGTGGAGCAGGAGGAGGGGGAGGGCGTGGGAGAGGTGGAtttgggggtggaggtggtggaggaggatggttACAGAGGAGAGGCAGAGGTTGGAAACCTTTGCGACTATCACAGGGTCCATTGATACAGGGAGCAACAAGAGTAGGAGGTAGAGATGGTGGTGGGGGAGAGGAACCTATGGAGATGGAAGAGGGAGCCACAGGTGGtggagaggatcctatggagatgggatAG